gtgtcaGGAATTTTCTGACTCTTCTATAATTGTTATCTTGTTTACACTTCACAAGGATTCTATGAGACAGACCtgaattttcttcattctttagacatgaggtaactgaggctcagacagacTGAAGTCCCACAGTCTTCAGGGAATGTGGTTTTCTCTCCTAGAATGTTCAAAGGAGGCATGAGGAATAATGATCCCCTGTCACCTCTTATGCTTTCTCCCTTTTCACCTCAGGAAACTCTTGCTCATACTTAAATGGTCAGTGCAAATACTAACTCATCTCTAATATCCTTTTTGGTAGCTACCACATTTAAATCaaatccttccttcccttttgctCCAAGATAGGCCTGTGATCCAGGGTGTCACACTCTATCATAATTGGTTTATGTATCTTTTCCCAATCCTTCCATGCACCCCATGAGGTCAGAGGTCATAGActgttttattcatatttataaatatagagcCTAGCAATTGCACTGAATGGATGTGGAACTTTTTAAAGACATGGGGCACTTACTCACCGGTTAACTAACATACTGTGGATAGTCTAGATGGATGCAGATTAGAAGAAAGAACATTCAGATAATGGGGACATGATATAATGGGTGTATATTTTTGTCTCTTGATGGAGTAAATGACTTATCTGGATGATATGTGTAAAAGAATAGAGAAAACTAATACTGCACTGATAGTATGAGATAGAATATAAGGATGTTCTTGAACTTATGCAGAGAAAGCAGGTATCCTGTCATCACATAGGTGGGAGAGAGGTGTCAGCAAATACGTAGGCCTGTAATACCTGATTAAACCAGTGGTGTGCAGGAGACCTGGCCACCGACTGGATGCAGGCCGCAGCCGGGGCAGTAACAGCTGGTGTCCCAGCAGCTGGAACCACCACAAGAGGGGTGGCAGCAGCTGAACATGCAACATATGGGCCTGCAGCAGCTGGAACCAAAGCAGGAGGGGCGGGAGCAGCTGGATATGCAGCAGCTGGGCCTGCAACAGCTGGAGCCACTGTAGCTAAAGCCACAGCCGGAGGGGCGGCAGCAGCTGGAGATGTAGCAGGAGGGGCGGCAGCAGCTGGGCACACTGCAGCTGGGGAGTCGGCAGCAGCTGGGCACACTGCAGCTGGGGAGTCGGCAGTTGGACACACTGCACCTATGGCGGCAGCAGGTGGACCTGCATCAGGTAGTCTGGCAGCACCTGGGGCGGCAGCAGGGCCCCTGGCAGAGGCTGAGCCCACAGCTGTGGTCAGAGCAGATGGAGCCACAACAGGAGCTGACCATGGTTTCGGAGGATGGAGGCTCTGTTTTGATTTCTGCAAGAGTGAGTTTCTCAAGTTTGGCCTTCTCCTTGTCACATGTTCCCTTTTATATACAGTTGAGAGACTTCTGTTATGAAAAAActacttccttctttttgtttatctgagtataaatgtatttttcctgtaaaataaaataattattcccattttctcAATTTCTCCAGTGTTCCCACGTGcattacctcttttttttttttttttccagtatcaCAAGGCTTCAGTCCCTGCGTGTATCATGCAACACAGGTGGGTGGTCACTGCCTCATGTCTGTTTTTCACCTTGATATGATTTGAGAAGGCATTCTGATGGGATGAGAAGCTCTAGTGGAAAATTCATGTTTCAGTCAGGTGGAatggtggtaggagaaaaggaagtAAGCTCCTCCTTTTGCATGtgagaaaagaggaaacagaTTTATTATGTATATTCTGGTTGGTCATTGAGTAAATGAAATTCCTAGGACATTTCAAGCTGGGTTATTTCTCATCACCCTGATTCACTTTCAAACAGTTCGCTTTGACTCAGTGTTTTTAAGTAGCAAAGTGTCATTAGGGTTGATCAGTGTTAATCTTCAGAAATGTCCTCTGGACTGGGGTCATGTGATTGGACTGATAGTTTTGATCTGGTTCTTGAAATATCAAAATATGTGGCCTGGATATAGTTTATGGTCATGTTATTAAaatctttttcaaatattctgaGTTAAATACTGAACAGTTTTTGTGGTATCACTTATGTTTAAGATTTTTTAAGAAGCATTAAGGGGAATATAAATGacatatttattatcttacatgtaCTTACCTAGAAATTGCATCCATAATGGGCTTACATTCAAAGTCACATATAATGTGCTTCTATGTAAGGTGTGGACTTTAGTGCCACAGGCATCAGGGAAGAAAATATTCAAGGAAAGAATAAATTACCTTCATGAAATTCCCTCTTCCTACAAAGTCTTTTGTGAGCTCAACATTCTCCCAGTTACCTTTTACCTGTAAATTCAAGTGCCATCTTCCTCCACTATATTCCTGGGTACCATGGTAAGTCAAGCCCTTTCTCCATTGCACTTTCACGTGCTTTGTATATACGGGGACTCTATCATATCATTCTCTAGCAGAAGTGCATGTATGTATACACTGTAGAATACACACTGCATTAGGGCAGGAACTATGCTTTACTAATGTTCTTATCCCCAGGGCCTGAAATAGTTTCAACTGTACAGCTATCTTGAATTGTTTCAATAGTTTTTGATGAAGGAGATGTCTGTTTAATGAGTGAAGATTTCATCAAGGCCATCAAAGACACACTATCCTGGAGAACACGTTACTCACATTGATGGACAGTTGAGATCAGGCATAACCCTGGCTTGTGATGAGGAAAGGGATATGTCTGGAAAGTATCTTTTAAGAAGTAGTGAGAgacttacagcactaaactatgttttctacctttatcttgcatctacctaccacttcagcattttattaaacataataataataataataataataagggagaaatgtgggattcacatataaatcaagtataaaaatcaaacgaatattcatatttgacttgattgttcatagttcataatgcgtgatcaaaaccgaaagtttctgtgatgactgcccttgtactgttcaccatgtaagaacttattcactatgtaagaacgtgttcaccatgtaagaacttgttcgttatgcttcagaagattggagactgacaagaattaggcttggggttgattaatgattgtgcattgagtcccctatacagaattttattgttgttaacaaccatttgatcaataaatatgagagatgtcctctcaaaaaaaaagaagtagtgAGAGATAAGGTAAGGTCATTAAAATGCAAGGGAGATTGTATAAAGAGATTGTGTATAACCTTAAATTTCAGAAGAAATGGTGGGGCTCTATTAAAGACCTTTAGGCAGGAATGTAATCTAATATATACATGCCatgtacaatttattttaatttttgatctGCCTCTAGAAATACCAAAATACACTTGGATTTCTGGGGAGAGACACTGTTTCAAGACTGAAGGAGGAGGGTTAAGAAGTGTGCACACAGGGTCAGGTAAGCTCATTGAGCATCACAGTTATTTCAAAGAAAGATCAACAGAGATTTCAACCAAACTGAAAATAGAAGTACATGGAGGGTTTTTCATAAAAGTTGTAGAACATATCTTAatctgttttttatatattttgtaacaCAGCTTTGCATTGTAACTTTCTATGCATCTAACTTATGGCTCCATCTCTTAAAAGccaatcatttaaatttttaaaggattaatAAATCAGAAAGGATTCATGTGCTAAAAATGAAGAACCGAAGCCATTTAGAGATAAGAAAGATATTTGTATCAGAAGACTAGAATGGGACATTTTGCACAgttatacactaaatatatctGTTCTCCTCAAGAGCCTAAGCAGAATGAAAACAATGGATTAGGGAGTcctgttctttccttccttctccaagCTCTGAGTGTTGCATGCTGAACACTTGGCTGGATGCTGGAATAGCCATGCAATCAATGATAAGCCGTTATGCAGTTGTTCTAGTGCTTTACCCATGTTAGCTCATTTACTAATCCCACAACCCTGTATAGTAAATCCCTCTTTATAGGTATGGAAACTGAGGATAGGGAAGATTAAACCCTCCCCAGAATAGGGAAGCTGTGATTGATCCCAGCCAGCCCAGCCCTGGAGTCCACACTACACACACTGCCTGTCTGAAAAGCCATATATGAAAGAAATTATCTCCACTCTCATGTTCCAGGTTATCAGAGCACAGTGTATTATTAACATATAAATATGGTGCATGAACCTTACATGGAGTCATTCAAAACCCCACTGTCAGTAAGTGTCTATGGACATGTAATCTGGGGAACTTCACCCAAATTACCGTTCATGGGCCTAAGAACCCCTTGACATTCTCTATCCATAtagtattttcctgtttctttttggaATTAGTTGTGACCAttgtatattttcttaaataatacaaattaaaatctttaattGCTTAGAAATGATGTTATTTATATTGCAATAAAGGAAAAGCACATATAATGCTTAAACAATTCCCTTGAAATTTACCTCTATGCCCCAAACATGTTTGCTCGCTATTCAGTGTTTCTCTTAGAAACAGGGAAAGTACGCACCCAATAAGGCTGCCCGAATGAGGTAACTGAATTGTGATTTGATACCACCATAGCCCAATCTCTTTCCGAAGGGGCTGGAAACAATTTTCCCCAGTCCCAAGACTCCCCACTTTTTGAACCAGTCCTCTGGTCATGCCTACCGAGCTAGGCTGTGGGTTGCAGCCAATCCCTCCATGTCCACCCCTGTATTTATATAAACTTCAGCAAGACCAGCATTGCTgagcaatgaaaagaaaataatccccTTTGGAAGGAATGCAGGTAAAGTCTGAATGTTGTTTAGCACTGTCTTCGAGAGGAAGTAGAGAGTAGAAATGAAACTAAATACATATTCTCTGGAGAAAAGTTTTGCCTCTTTCATactttgaattttaatttaaatattttgaatatcacatatttttttctccccacattcaAAAAGCAAAGGATGAAGTGAAAAGCACCCTCTCACCTTTTCTTCATACACACCCAGGTTCCCTCCTTGAAGGCAGCCAGAGTCTCCACGTTTTTGTGAATCCTTCGGAAGATATTTAACACAGAAGCAGCAAATAGGaatatttatccatttctttcctttacaCAAAGGTGGTATCCCAGCCATGCCCCTCCTGCTTTGCTGTTTTCACTTGAAACATTCAGGTAGCATAGACACAGCTttgccattctttttcttttgcagaGCATAGTATTCCATTTATGAATGCCTCGTAAttgttttatgaaggtttcacatgagcaacagtgtgATTATTACtttcacccattttatcaagttcaccccacaccccattgcagccactgtccatcagcatagtaagatgctataaagccactacttgtcttctctgtgctatactgccttccccgtgagccacctacattatgtacgctaatcataatgccccttaattcccttctccctccctccccacctaccctccccaaccccttccctttggtaagcactagttccttcttggagtctctgagtctgctgttgttttgtttcttcagttttgcttcgttgtattactccacaaatgagggaaattatttggtacttgtctttctccgcctggcttatttcactgagcataataccctctagctccatccatgttgttgcaaatggtaggatctgttttcttcttatggctgaataatatcccattgtgtatatggaccacatcttctttatccattcatctactgatggacacttaggttgcttccatatcttgggtattgtaaatagtgcagtgataaacatagagggaATACACTGTAATTTATTGAACCAGTCTCCCATTGCtggacatttggtttgtttccagtcttttgaTATTATATACAATGCAGCAGTAAGTTTGTTCATACCTAATTTCACACGTATTTTCTGAAAGGCAAATTCCTATAGAAATAGAATTTTTGGATCAAAGAGTATATACATTTATTcacaatatttgttaaataatgcCAACTTCACCTTCCATGGGGAGTATATCAATTtaccagcaatgtgtgagtgcttgtatttctcatttttataaacaCGATACACATGATACATAGTTACATGCCTAgtgacatatatttatatatatatatagacatctGTCTATTTTGGCTAATATGATAGGTCAAAAAGTTTTtccatgtgattttaatttgcatttatcttacTCTTACTGTGAGATTGAGCAGCTCTTCCGAGGCTTAAGATCCATTGATGTTTCCTTTACTATaaggaaaattatagaaaattttcCACATTATCAGTACATATTTACGTTTTTCTACTGAGTTTAGTTTTTATGCATCTATTTTTGCAGGAACTCTTTATATgttataaaaattatctttttcatgtaatgtgaattttaaatatttctcctagtttgtctttcttctttgacTTTGCTTATATAGGTTTTGTCACACGGTTGTCTACTTTTTGATAGTCAAATTTATTGATCTCTTATGGCTTCTGGGGGTGGGGTCTTACTTTGAAAGGCCTTTCCAGTTGTAAATTTGCATAAACATAGTCTCATAGTTTCTTCTGTTAAGCTcagtttcatgtttttattttcaaatatttagtaCGTTAAGAATTTGTAGTTATAAAATAtgaagtttaaatatttttaaatcagatatgACCATAACCCAATGCCATTGATTAATACATGTTCCCCTACTGATTTCAAATGTCCCCTTTTCATGTACTAAATTTCCttatgtgtttgggtctatttctggatcaCTTTTTTCAAGCATATTAACGATTTTCATGCACTCATATTACAGTCATCAATGTATAGTATtaacttgcttttttttgttgttgcttttgtttgttttatttttaaataaagttagtTGGCAGTATTAACTTGCTTTTAATGGTTATCAGGTCCAAGCCAACCTGACTAGATTATGGCAATATGCTAGTGAACTCAACTATCTGTGTGGCAGAACAGTAAATGCATACTGGGTTCCCTGCTATAAGGATGTAAACTGTATCTGGCAGAACCCTGAAACTGGCATGGTAAAGAACACATTAGTCAAGTCTTTACGAGCGTACCAGTCTTGCTAGGCCCGTTTTGCTTCCTATAAAGTTCTTGTATATTAGTTAAAACTGGAGCAATCAGAGGAGTCACCTTGTTTAATTGTGGAGAGGCCGCTGTTAAACTCCAGGAACTGTCTTCCCAAATACCGACCTGACAGGACTGTTAAAAGGGAGTTTGTGGGAATCAAAACTCTTAATTCAGCTGTTTCCATGATCAGAACAGTCATCTCTCATTGTCCTTCTGGAATTCTATGTTGTTTAGAATCTACTGCCTCAAAGGGCTTGAGCAGTTCCACAGGTACATACTTAACATGGCCAAATAAAACTAGGTGAAGGGCAGACAGTTAATGAGACATTCACTTAAAATCATCCCAACTGTCTATTCAGGTAAAGTTGATGGTACCACACAAGAATCACACTTACCCATCATAATGGTTTCTACCCTGTTTTTCTCCAACACAGTATCTCCAATATCACTTTCAGGCCTTTTAGAGCATCACAAGACTCTTGGATGAAATTACTGTACATTGAGCACCTGCATGTAATGATCCTAAGAGGTTTTGCATGTCCCCCTTTGGCTATTTCACCTCGTTATTACGAGCCCTGGATGCTGAGCTGTTGCTGGTTGCTTTCCCCAAGCTCTGTCTACACTTTtgtaaatagtatttttattaccCACATTCAGTATGCCATCTCATTCCCACAGTGACACTGTTCTTGCTCTAAAAACAAGAAATTATAAGCTTCATATACTTGAATACTGAAAAAGACAGTATAAAATCTATATTCTTTGATTTAGCTCTAGCTAATAGAGCATAATGTTAAAACCAGAGCCTGCATTCTGTAAGTAGTAGTTTCCAAAGAAGAACGAACAGATGGGAGGATAAAAGATTTGTTAATTCTAGTGTATGAAAAGACAGGGCTGCACTCTGTAGCACATTTTAGAATAAGTTGAAAGGTAAAGCTGAAAATGCCTCTGAGACATTTCTATGATATACTAAGAATATAGCACACGGTCTATGTTAGATAAAGCCCATATGGCAATTTCTATCCTGTTTGTCTCTTGACACCTTAAcactttctttcttaattttagaAATAACAATCATCTCTTAGTTACACTTGTTATTTGGAAAGATAACAACTAGTAGATAAAACTCTGATGGATgcaaaatttgaatttaaaatgttttggtaTACTTCAGATTATGACCCAGAGTTTATAAGCCTTTATATTTACAGAAATGTGATGCAGTTGTATATATGGCGAGACATTTTCACGGCTAATGGCTATCATTCTAACTCGAGTTTTGGTGAAAAGAAAACTGAGTCTCAAAGAAATATCCTGTGCGAGTTCTCTTAAGGAAGACCAAAATGGGAGAGTAGAGCCATCAAGAATATGATAAATTTTAATAACATGAGAGGCAAAAATTATGAAGGAATTTCAGCCTGGAAATACTAAACTTTTGAGCATCtattaataaaaagtttttaaaatttttatggaaaagtttgcATGGACTCCAAAACTTTCCAGAAATCTGGACTTAGAAGGTACACTTAGTATTCTGAAAGAGAATTTTATgtttagaaaggaaagaaggagaaaggaaggaaggagggaaggggggaaggagggaaggaagaaagagggagagatgaaGTCGTTGAGGTAGGTGGAACACTCCAAATTCATACAACCGATAACAGAACACACTGGAAGTAGAAATATAGTCAGGCGAAATGTAGATGACTTCACGATGTTCAATTACTGGAGTTTTTAAGGGACATTTGAGACATATACCAAACCTTAGTTTTGCATTACAGAAGACAGTGAAACAATTACACAGACTTTCTTTGCTGTTTGTCAAAGAGACCACTATGCTAAGGTAATATTCCAGCCCAGAATAGTgtttcaaaaacaataaaatatttactgagagccCCACCTGATGGTAAGTGTATTACATGGATTATGTCTTTGAACCTTTGAAGAATATAatgtattatccccatttcacagagaaagaaaagctgaGACTTGAAGAGGTAAAATAATTTTGCCCATGTCCTACAATGAATGTCTGGTGGAGTCTCTATGCCAACATAAGTAATTGCCATTATATGTGCTTGCTGGCATTTGAAGCAGGATGGTGTTTGGTATGAAATGATAGgtaaaaacacatacacatgcacaggccAAGTTATTAGCAAATCAGGAGAGTCAATATCAGGGAAAATAGCTATTTATTAAGAACATATGGAAACAACGTCATATGAGATCATTACAATCAATGGGTACTTAGGATGAAGAGATTGCTGTTCTACAAATAGATGCATCTGGGCCTTAgttaaaatcatttgacaaatgtGTTTCATCTGTCATTTCCTTGAACTGGATGCCAAATCAGAAGAAGAGCTGGCAGCTAAGGGTCCATCTCCAGTCACTGGCTGGGTCCAACACATTTTAGATGACTTGTGAGAACATCCATAGTGGGACAGAGATTATAGGGAGAGACTCAGCAACAGGAAGAAGCACAGCACGTGGGGTGCGGGCAGGTGGAGATGACACAGGTTGGGCGGTAGCAAGTGGTGTGGCAGGAGACCCGGCCACAGACTGGACGTAGGCCACAGCCAGGGCAGCAACAGCTGGAGCCACAGCAGGAGGGGTGGCAGCAGCTGGAGATGCAGCAGCTGGGCCTGCAGCAGCTGGAGGCACCGCAGCTAGAGCCACAGTAGGAGGGGCGGCAGGAGCTGGAGATGCAGCAGCTGGGCCTGCAGCAGCTGGAGCCGCAGCAGCTGGAGCCCCAGCAGGAGGGGCGGCGGCAGCTGGAGATGCAGCAGCTGGGGCGGCAGCAGGTCCCCTGGCAGAGGCCGAGGCCACAGCCCTGGTCAGAGCAGATGGGGCCACAACAGGAGCTGACCATGGTGTCGGAGGGTGGAGGCTCTGGTTGGGTTTCTGGGAGAGTGAGGTTCTTGAGTTTGGGAGTCTCCTTATGCAGAGGCCTCTTATATACTGCCTGAACAAAATGGGCTATCAACaggttttccttgtttttgtttacCTAATATTTAAATACTAATCAGATTACCCAATTACCAGATTACACAGATTAGTGATTTAAACTtgttgaaaacaaaattttccttTCTAGATGTGATCAAGTCTATGCCTTCTGCTTTTCCTCCTGATTCATACCAGCTGGCTTCCTCTAGACTACACTCTCCTCATCTTCCACAGAGGGCTGCCCTGTGATGTTAGCATTTGGAACTACATTTCTGACTCTCCCCTCCTACGTCCCCTCCAGGGATTAAGGCAGTCATATTTCTGACTATGCACTTCTTTAATGACCAATAGGAAGAAACGCCATCTGCATAGTATGACATCTGACCTGGGACAGGAGGAAAGGCCCTGTTTTATGGGTCATTTTTGATCAATGAGTAAGGGGAGagtttatgtgtgtgtgacaCTGATGACCTCTAGTCATTGTAACGGGTTTCTCTGCATGTTTGTTTGGATCATGTTCTATATCCTTAAACCCCAGCAGGCAACTTATCCACATGTTTCCTGTTGCACAACATCCCATAGTTTAAGTTGGTGCTTTGCTCTCGTGTGTTTGTGTCATATCTCTCCAGCTGGTCTCCTAGACTCTGGAAGACAgagcatttctttttattcctgatCTCATTCTTAAttaaagacatttctccaatggAGTGAAAATGTTGAATAATCAGAAGGTGGCTTTCCTCAGAACTTAGCTCCGGAGCTGGGAAATGTATAGCACAACTTTTTTGGATCAATTTGAAATGTGAATGGTTTTAGTCAATTCAACCTTATTTAATTACAATTTCTACTTATTCTTTACTGATATTCCAACTTGAGCATAAGTCATCTGCAAGTCTTGTTAAAAATAGTTAGGATACTCCCAGTTTCTGAAGCTTGaggttttgcatttctaacaagtaccCAGGCAGATGTTGATGTTGAAGGCCCAAGGCTCACACTTAGAGATCTACTACTTTATTCCAAACGCTCATTCAAGCTTTGAAGAATTGCCTGTATCAAGTTCCTGCCTTGTTCACAAGCAGATTTGCTGAGTGGATGATCTGAGATGCATTTGCGGGTCATTAAATGTGATTTAGAGTCTCCTCCCAGGGAATTTACAGTTTTCTGAGAAGACCACACACACCTGTAATATAATGTAGAAACACATCAGAGGAATTCATAGTAGTGAAATTTAACTAAAAAGAATTGTGCTTAAGGCAAATTAACCAATATGACAATTTGATACATACATTTATTTGTAAGTAAATATTTCCAGTCactgtttttaatttactttttataatttattttacacttgaggtaaaatttacatacacTAAAATACACAAATCCAAAGTATACCATTTTGtgacttttgacaaatgtatacataTCCATATAACCCCACACCTATCAAGACAGAGAACTATTGTACCAGAAAGTTCTCACATCTCACTTCAGTAAACTCCCCACCACCACAGAGGAAAACACTATTTaataatttgtttgtttgtttgtttgccatAGATTCATTTTGACCCAGAACCCAAAACTTCAAAAAATGATACATGGTATAATTTCTTTCCTGTCTGGCATGTGTTTTTGGAAACCACTGATGTTGGTGCTTCTGTCACTGGTTCATTCAGAGCTGTACTAAGAAGTACCAAGGCATGCTTTTAACTATTACCAATCAATTTCATGGACAAATCATCCCTATTTGTCCAAGACTGAGGGGGTTCCAGCTCAAGACTTTGAGTATTAAAATCAGGAAAGTCCCAGAGAGAAATTATTAGGTTACCCTCTGATGACATCTTTAAATACCTTAATTAGGATCATTTGGAGACCAAACCCTTTGTACTATTTTTATCACAATAACTTGCTTAGTAAACActtgatttacatttttttt
The sequence above is a segment of the Manis pentadactyla isolate mManPen7 chromosome 4, mManPen7.hap1, whole genome shotgun sequence genome. Coding sequences within it:
- the LOC118911138 gene encoding keratin-associated protein 4-8-like, whose translation is MVSSCCGPICSDQGCGLGLCQGTCCRPSCCISSCRRPSCWGSSCCGSSCCRPSCCISSSCRPSYCGSSCGASSCCRPSCCISSCCHPSCCGSSCCCPGCGLRPVCGRVSCHTTCYRPTCVISTCPHPTCCASSCC